A region of Nostoc sp. 'Peltigera membranacea cyanobiont' N6 DNA encodes the following proteins:
- the ilvC gene encoding ketol-acid reductoisomerase, translating into MARMYYDEDANLDLLAGKTIAIIGYGSQGHAHALNLKDSGLNVIVGLYPGSKSVAKAEAAGLTVKNVADAANAADFIMILLPDEVQKTIYKNEIEPNLEEGNVLAFAHGFNIHFGQVVPPANVDVVMVAPKGPGHLVRRTYESGEGVPALFAVYQDASGQARDRAMSYAKGIGGTRAGVLETTFREETETDLFGEQAVLCGGLSALIKAGFETLVEAGYQPELAYFECLHEVKLIVDLVVEGGLAKMRDSISNTAEYGDYTRGPRIVTEQTKAEMQKILSEIQSGQFAREFVLENQAGKPGFTAMRRKEAEHKIEEVGKDLRAMFSWLKKA; encoded by the coding sequence ATGGCCCGGATGTATTATGACGAAGATGCCAATTTAGACCTTTTGGCTGGAAAAACTATTGCTATCATCGGCTATGGTTCTCAAGGTCATGCCCACGCTCTCAATCTCAAAGATAGTGGTTTGAATGTGATTGTGGGACTATATCCGGGTAGTAAGTCAGTAGCAAAAGCTGAAGCTGCTGGGTTGACTGTGAAAAATGTCGCAGATGCTGCTAATGCTGCTGACTTTATCATGATTTTGTTACCTGATGAAGTTCAAAAAACGATTTACAAAAATGAGATTGAACCAAATTTAGAAGAAGGAAATGTGTTAGCTTTTGCCCACGGCTTCAATATTCACTTTGGGCAAGTTGTACCACCGGCTAATGTAGATGTGGTGATGGTAGCACCCAAAGGGCCGGGGCATTTGGTACGGCGGACTTATGAAAGTGGGGAAGGTGTACCAGCGCTATTTGCAGTTTACCAAGATGCGAGTGGTCAGGCACGCGATCGCGCCATGTCTTACGCTAAAGGTATCGGTGGTACTCGCGCCGGTGTTCTCGAAACCACTTTCCGCGAAGAAACCGAAACAGATTTATTTGGCGAACAAGCGGTATTGTGCGGTGGTTTGAGTGCTTTAATCAAAGCCGGATTTGAAACTTTAGTAGAAGCTGGTTATCAACCAGAATTGGCTTATTTTGAATGTCTGCATGAAGTCAAGCTGATTGTTGACTTAGTTGTGGAAGGCGGTTTAGCTAAAATGCGCGACAGCATTTCTAACACAGCTGAATATGGTGATTATACCCGTGGCCCTCGGATTGTTACCGAACAAACCAAAGCTGAAATGCAGAAGATTCTCAGCGAAATTCAATCTGGACAATTTGCACGAGAATTTGTTCTAGAAAACCAAGCTGGTAAACCAGGATTTACCGCCATGCGTCGCAAAGAAGCTGAACACAAAATTGAGGAAGTTGGTAAAGATTTACGCGCCATGTTTAGCTGGTTGAAAAAAGCTTAA
- a CDS encoding DUF4349 domain-containing protein, translating to MYTSTKLPRTSALFVSALLGGFIFTSCASSERLANKALPPSATGGAANQASSISQKAEAAPINRSRAQLIKKAAMSLTVNSVDKTVDAVSQIINKQQGDLIGLKQQQPKTDNPRYTATIQLRIPENRLEPTLEELAKLGTVDSRNITAEDVGDRLVDFQARLTNLRKTEANLQKIMDRSGSITDVLSVSQELSNVRQTIEQIDAQLKSLQNQVAYSTITLNLEAAVSSTSPQPAFGLQVQETWNNSTHSLSAFSVGLLKLGIWLIVYSPYLLIFAALVYGFKLWRQNHSPRLTQTPESTSSE from the coding sequence ATGTATACTTCGACTAAATTGCCACGCACATCTGCTTTATTTGTGAGCGCATTATTAGGAGGGTTCATTTTCACCAGTTGCGCCTCTTCCGAGAGGTTAGCAAATAAGGCTTTACCTCCAAGTGCAACAGGTGGCGCAGCAAATCAAGCAAGCAGTATTTCCCAAAAGGCGGAAGCTGCACCAATAAACCGTTCTCGCGCTCAACTAATTAAAAAGGCAGCAATGTCTTTGACTGTCAACTCTGTAGATAAGACTGTTGATGCTGTTTCGCAAATTATCAACAAACAGCAAGGGGATTTAATCGGGTTGAAACAACAACAACCCAAAACCGATAACCCGCGTTACACAGCAACAATCCAATTACGGATACCAGAGAATCGACTGGAACCTACTTTAGAGGAACTAGCTAAATTGGGCACTGTCGATAGTCGTAATATCACTGCCGAAGATGTGGGCGATCGCCTAGTAGATTTCCAAGCTAGATTAACCAATTTGCGGAAAACTGAAGCCAATTTGCAAAAAATTATGGATCGTTCGGGTTCTATTACAGATGTACTTAGTGTTTCCCAAGAACTGAGTAATGTCCGACAAACAATAGAACAAATTGATGCTCAACTCAAAAGCTTACAAAATCAAGTTGCTTATTCCACCATTACGCTGAATCTAGAAGCAGCAGTTTCTAGCACCAGTCCGCAACCCGCCTTTGGTTTGCAAGTTCAGGAAACTTGGAACAATTCTACCCACTCTTTGAGTGCATTTTCCGTTGGCTTACTCAAACTGGGTATTTGGTTAATTGTTTACAGTCCCTATTTGTTAATTTTTGCTGCACTTGTCTATGGCTTTAAGCTTTGGCGGCAAAATCATTCACCACGTTTGACACAAACACCAGAATCAACTAGTTCTGAATAA
- a CDS encoding NAD(P)/FAD-dependent oxidoreductase — protein sequence MVNSLDNNPPHQVVIVGGGFGGLYAAKTLAKAAVNVTLIDKRNFHLFQPLLYQVATGALSPADISSPLRSVLSKSKNTKVLLGEVNNIDPEAKQVTVGDEAIAYDTLIVATGAKHSYFGKDNWEEFAPGLKTVEDAIEMRSRIFSAFEAAENETDPEKRRAWLTFVIVGGGPTGVELAGAIAELANQTLKDDFRNIDTSEAKILLLEGLDRILPPFAPELSQEAEASLTRLGVIVQTKTLVTNIENDVVTIKQGDEVKEIPSKTVLWAAGVKASAMGKVLAERTGAECDRAGRIIVEPDLSIKGHPNIFVIGDLANFSHQNGKPLPGVAPVAKQQGEYVATLVQQRLVGKNLPPFAYTDHGSLAMIGHNSAVVDLGFIKLKGFFAWLFWLVIHIYFLIEFNNKLVVMIQWAWNYFTRNRGARLITGQESITQFGISDRTNYSADNKQPVNV from the coding sequence ATGGTAAATTCACTTGACAATAATCCACCCCATCAAGTAGTTATTGTTGGCGGTGGTTTTGGTGGACTTTATGCGGCCAAAACACTCGCTAAAGCAGCAGTAAACGTTACTCTCATCGATAAACGTAACTTTCATCTATTTCAACCCCTCCTATACCAAGTCGCCACAGGTGCGCTGTCTCCTGCGGATATTTCCTCACCGTTGCGTTCTGTCCTCAGCAAGAGCAAGAATACGAAAGTGCTGTTGGGAGAGGTGAATAATATCGATCCAGAAGCAAAACAAGTCACTGTGGGCGACGAAGCAATAGCTTATGACACGTTAATTGTTGCTACAGGTGCGAAGCATTCCTACTTTGGCAAAGATAACTGGGAAGAATTCGCCCCAGGCTTGAAAACGGTAGAAGATGCCATAGAAATGCGTAGCCGGATTTTTTCAGCCTTTGAAGCCGCAGAAAATGAAACCGATCCAGAAAAACGCCGCGCTTGGTTAACCTTTGTAATTGTGGGTGGTGGCCCAACAGGTGTAGAGTTAGCGGGTGCGATCGCAGAATTGGCAAATCAAACTCTCAAAGACGATTTCCGCAACATCGACACATCAGAAGCCAAGATTTTGCTATTAGAAGGGCTTGATCGCATTCTGCCACCCTTTGCACCAGAGTTATCACAAGAAGCGGAAGCATCTCTGACGCGGTTGGGGGTAATTGTCCAGACAAAAACGCTGGTAACGAATATTGAAAATGATGTTGTTACCATCAAACAAGGCGATGAAGTTAAAGAAATTCCCTCAAAAACGGTATTATGGGCAGCAGGTGTAAAAGCTTCAGCAATGGGAAAAGTTCTAGCAGAACGCACAGGTGCAGAATGCGATCGCGCTGGACGCATTATTGTTGAACCTGACTTGAGTATTAAAGGACATCCTAATATTTTTGTAATTGGCGACTTAGCAAATTTTTCTCACCAAAATGGTAAGCCGCTACCTGGTGTTGCACCTGTAGCGAAGCAGCAAGGTGAATATGTAGCAACATTAGTTCAACAGAGGCTTGTAGGTAAAAATTTGCCACCCTTTGCTTATACCGATCATGGTAGTTTAGCAATGATTGGGCATAATTCTGCTGTGGTAGATTTGGGCTTTATCAAGCTGAAAGGTTTCTTTGCATGGCTGTTTTGGCTGGTGATTCACATCTATTTCTTAATTGAATTTAACAACAAATTAGTAGTGATGATTCAGTGGGCATGGAACTATTTCACCCGTAATCGTGGAGCAAGATTGATTACAGGCCAAGAATCAATTACGCAATTTGGAATTAGCGATCGCACCAATTATTCAGCCGATAATAAACAGCCTGTAAATGTCTAA
- a CDS encoding LL-diaminopimelate aminotransferase, translated as MATINDNYLKLKAGYLFPEIARRVNAFAEANSNAKIIRLGIGDVTEPLPEACRIAMIKAVEEMSDRNTFKGYGPEQGYAWLREKIATHDFQARGADIDASEIFISDGSKCDTGNILEIFGHDNIIAVTDPVYPVYVDTNVMVGNTGDANDKGEFEGLVYLPITADNNFTAEIPSKKVDLIYLCFPNNPTGATATKEYLKAWVDYAKANNSIIFFDAAYEAYITDPSLPHSIYEIEGAREVAIEFRSFSKNAGFTGTRCALTVVPKTLKGKAADGSDVELWKLWNRRQSTKFNGVSYIVQRGAEAVYSEEGQAQIKGLVSFYLENAKIIREKLTATGLSVYGGVNAPYVWVKTPNGLSSWEFFDKLLQTVNVVGTPGSGFGAAGEGYFRISAFNSRENVEEAMKRIAEKFKV; from the coding sequence ATGGCAACTATTAACGACAACTACCTGAAACTGAAAGCGGGTTATCTGTTTCCAGAAATTGCCCGGCGGGTGAATGCCTTTGCTGAAGCCAACAGTAATGCTAAAATTATCCGACTGGGCATTGGCGATGTTACCGAACCTTTGCCGGAGGCTTGCCGCATAGCGATGATTAAAGCTGTGGAAGAAATGAGCGATCGCAATACCTTCAAAGGTTACGGCCCCGAGCAAGGCTATGCTTGGTTGCGTGAGAAAATTGCTACTCACGATTTTCAAGCACGGGGAGCCGATATAGATGCTTCCGAAATCTTTATTTCTGATGGTTCCAAATGCGACACTGGCAATATTCTGGAAATCTTTGGTCATGACAACATCATTGCCGTTACTGACCCAGTTTATCCCGTATACGTAGATACTAACGTTATGGTGGGAAATACGGGGGATGCCAACGATAAAGGCGAATTTGAGGGTTTAGTTTATCTACCAATTACGGCTGATAACAACTTCACCGCCGAGATTCCCTCCAAAAAAGTCGATTTAATTTATCTCTGCTTTCCCAATAACCCCACAGGCGCAACTGCAACCAAAGAATATCTCAAAGCATGGGTGGACTATGCCAAAGCTAATAACTCGATTATTTTCTTTGATGCAGCCTACGAAGCTTATATTACCGATCCATCACTTCCGCACTCAATTTATGAAATTGAAGGTGCAAGAGAAGTTGCGATCGAATTTCGGTCTTTTTCCAAAAATGCAGGTTTTACAGGAACTCGTTGCGCCTTAACCGTAGTACCAAAGACACTCAAAGGAAAAGCCGCCGATGGTTCCGATGTCGAACTATGGAAACTCTGGAATCGTCGTCAGTCTACCAAGTTTAATGGTGTTTCTTACATCGTCCAAAGGGGAGCTGAAGCGGTTTATTCCGAAGAAGGACAAGCGCAAATCAAAGGATTGGTGAGTTTCTACCTAGAAAACGCCAAAATTATCCGCGAGAAACTCACAGCCACCGGATTATCAGTTTATGGTGGCGTTAATGCACCTTACGTCTGGGTAAAAACGCCCAATGGTTTATCCAGTTGGGAATTCTTTGATAAATTGCTGCAAACTGTCAACGTTGTCGGGACACCTGGTTCTGGCTTTGGTGCTGCGGGTGAGGGTTACTTCCGCATTTCGGCCTTTAACAGCCGGGAGAATGTCGAAGAGGCGATGAAGCGGATTGCTGAGAAGTTTAAGGTGTAA
- a CDS encoding AAA family ATPase — protein MKLLRVQVPDFRILKNVDISFEAEFIPSIFPLGSQNGGGKSTLLQLIFILLHCSCDSDKKDFVKNILYGFTINNNSKNRVLAIIDIWNEDKIVQLEFLSYNDYSLRELLISDDKTEVDNDNYLQLSVSNQLEKIINKISITEKEIYDLKRAIITLDSVRQLETFESVEEKNYALRELMQRLERFEFRILRFPIANISIERFQDEVQTRLDISKLNLKKHYEEREQLERILPRVLKYWQSEKLLYICNYSANGNKDEEEVLLFRITNIDMNEVEIFMKKLSQKIFLAAPSTQVFLFNSKESRKLLFKKQDNETEYYSQLKLAKSKLSGFFTYDFLAVDILIEAFKSARDKDFAEAIKKGAYGDSYQALINDLNIILSNKKINVDTDLSGVSFKLDKDGLELYPEDLSHGELKRLSIYIWIKYHNIENAIVLMDEIEIAFHPDWQYQIIADLNQWSSSNQYILATHSYELCQALTPAHVKELEPKLLKSEAKN, from the coding sequence ATGAAATTACTACGAGTCCAAGTTCCAGATTTTCGCATTTTAAAGAACGTTGATATAAGTTTTGAAGCAGAATTTATCCCCAGTATTTTTCCCCTTGGAAGTCAAAATGGTGGTGGTAAAAGTACACTTTTGCAATTAATTTTTATTTTATTGCATTGTTCTTGTGATTCTGACAAGAAAGATTTTGTGAAAAATATACTTTATGGATTTACGATTAATAACAATTCTAAGAATAGAGTATTAGCCATAATTGATATCTGGAATGAGGATAAAATTGTACAGCTTGAATTTTTATCTTATAATGACTATTCTCTGAGGGAGTTATTAATATCAGATGATAAGACTGAGGTTGACAATGATAATTATCTACAATTATCTGTTTCAAATCAGTTAGAGAAGATTATCAATAAAATTTCAATTACTGAAAAAGAAATATATGATTTAAAGAGAGCTATTATTACATTAGATAGTGTGAGACAACTTGAGACTTTTGAGAGTGTTGAGGAAAAAAATTATGCATTGAGAGAGTTAATGCAAAGACTTGAAAGATTTGAATTCAGAATTCTAAGATTTCCAATAGCAAATATATCTATAGAAAGATTTCAAGATGAAGTTCAAACAAGACTCGATATATCTAAATTGAATCTTAAAAAACATTATGAAGAACGTGAGCAACTTGAACGTATCTTACCAAGAGTTCTAAAATATTGGCAATCAGAAAAACTACTATATATTTGTAATTATTCAGCTAATGGTAATAAAGATGAAGAGGAAGTTTTACTTTTTCGTATAACTAACATAGATATGAACGAAGTAGAAATATTCATGAAAAAGTTATCACAAAAAATATTTCTCGCGGCTCCTTCTACCCAAGTTTTTCTTTTTAATTCTAAAGAATCTAGAAAACTATTATTTAAAAAGCAGGATAACGAAACTGAGTACTATTCACAGCTTAAATTAGCCAAATCTAAACTATCAGGTTTTTTTACCTATGATTTTCTGGCTGTAGATATCCTTATTGAAGCCTTTAAGTCTGCTCGAGACAAAGACTTTGCCGAAGCTATAAAAAAAGGCGCGTATGGTGATAGCTATCAAGCACTAATAAATGATTTGAATATAATATTGTCTAATAAGAAAATAAATGTAGATACAGATTTATCAGGTGTCAGTTTTAAATTAGATAAAGATGGTTTAGAACTATATCCCGAAGACCTCAGTCATGGTGAGTTGAAAAGATTGAGCATTTATATATGGATAAAGTACCATAATATAGAAAATGCAATTGTGCTAATGGATGAAATTGAAATAGCATTTCATCCAGATTGGCAATATCAAATAATTGCAGACCTCAACCAATGGTCATCAAGTAATCAATATATTCTAGCAACTCACTCATACGAGTTATGTCAAGCTCTTACACCTGCTCACGTTAAGGAACTAGAACCAAAACTTTTAAAGTCAGAAGCTAAAAATTAA
- a CDS encoding voltage-gated chloride channel family protein produces the protein MFASVFMKHLRQFEPFIALPHLIKWLPISIVVGILAGTASAALLASLEWATDWRESHRWIIALLPLGGFLSGWIYHQFGRTVEAGNNLLLEEIHNPKSVIPFRMAPLVLLGTNLTHLFGGSAGREGTALQMGASLADQLTKILHLQGANRRILLTAGISGGFASVFGTPLAGTVFGLEVLAIGKLNYDALFPSLIAAIVGNQVTLLLGLHHTAYRHAPSIPTLTIWGLIAAIIAGAIFGIVARFFAKVTHQISHLFKSKISYPPIRPFIGGAMIAVIVGLSGTTKYIGLGIPTIVDSFFTQLPPWDFAAKLAMTALTLGAGFKGGEVTPLFFIGATLGNALSLLLALPTPLLAGMGFVGVFAGAANTPIASTLMGIELFGLESGVFIAIGCVVSYLFSGHSGIYSAQRIGLSKYSAVSLEEGVTLANYGQQKFEPKIDLPDDREAGESN, from the coding sequence ATGTTCGCCAGTGTATTTATGAAACATTTACGTCAATTTGAACCGTTTATTGCATTACCACACTTAATTAAATGGTTGCCTATTTCCATTGTAGTTGGTATTCTTGCTGGAACGGCTTCTGCGGCTCTTTTAGCATCATTAGAATGGGCAACCGATTGGCGAGAATCCCATCGCTGGATTATCGCCTTACTGCCCCTTGGTGGCTTCTTGAGTGGTTGGATTTATCATCAGTTCGGTCGGACTGTAGAAGCCGGAAATAACCTTTTGCTTGAAGAAATCCATAACCCCAAAAGTGTTATTCCCTTTCGGATGGCTCCTCTTGTTTTGCTAGGAACAAACCTGACACATTTATTTGGAGGTTCAGCCGGTCGTGAAGGTACAGCATTACAAATGGGCGCTTCTTTGGCAGACCAGTTAACTAAAATATTACATTTGCAAGGAGCCAATCGGCGAATTTTATTAACAGCAGGTATCAGTGGAGGATTCGCTTCAGTTTTCGGTACTCCCTTAGCTGGGACTGTATTTGGCCTAGAAGTTTTAGCAATTGGGAAACTTAATTATGACGCTCTTTTTCCTTCTTTGATTGCTGCGATCGTTGGAAATCAAGTCACCTTATTATTGGGCTTGCATCATACCGCATACCGACATGCTCCGTCTATACCGACACTGACAATTTGGGGGCTGATTGCTGCCATTATTGCAGGTGCAATCTTTGGAATTGTAGCGAGATTCTTTGCTAAAGTAACTCACCAAATTAGTCACTTATTTAAAAGTAAGATATCTTATCCTCCAATACGTCCTTTTATAGGCGGTGCGATGATAGCAGTAATTGTTGGTTTAAGTGGAACAACTAAGTACATTGGGCTTGGTATCCCTACTATCGTTGATTCTTTTTTCACTCAGCTACCTCCTTGGGATTTTGCAGCAAAATTGGCCATGACTGCTCTAACTTTAGGCGCAGGTTTTAAAGGAGGAGAAGTGACACCTTTGTTTTTTATTGGTGCAACTTTAGGTAATGCTTTGTCGTTGCTTTTAGCATTACCTACACCATTATTAGCAGGAATGGGATTTGTGGGTGTGTTTGCGGGTGCAGCCAATACACCGATAGCATCAACCTTAATGGGAATTGAATTATTTGGTCTGGAATCAGGAGTATTTATTGCTATTGGCTGTGTAGTGAGTTATCTATTTTCAGGTCATTCTGGAATTTACTCGGCACAGCGTATTGGGTTGAGTAAATACTCTGCTGTATCTTTAGAAGAAGGGGTGACTTTGGCTAATTATGGACAACAAAAATTTGAGCCGAAAATTGATTTACCTGATGATAGGGAAGCAGGAGAAAGTAATTGA
- a CDS encoding cation:proton antiporter domain-containing protein, giving the protein MQEDFRLIVDLVLVLGVAACGGLLAALLRQPVLLGYLIGGMIIGPAGLGLIKEVIQVETLAQFGVAFLLFALGVEFSLAELKKVKAIALGGGGLQIALTILVTVVVCGLSGAWGALPAKGMFLGCILSLSSTAVVLKCLMERNETETPHGQVMLGILVVQDLALGLMLAVLPALNQPAETIGIAVLTALLWIALFAAGAVAAGIWLIPPLLRLLARTESRELFLLGVVALCLGIALLTEHLGLSIEMGAFVAGLMISEVEYADQTLTYVEPLRDIFASLFFAAIGMLIDPVFLWNNLELILGLVAIVFVGKFLIITPLVKLFHYPLKTAIIAGLGLAQIGEFSFVLASEGQSLGLVSRQIYLLILGTTAVTLMLTPFVLRLVPFLFNFAESMPWLKPYLEEQEARDVSDDLPFKDHVVVCGYGRVGKNLVKLLLQHDLPVVVIDQSERRIQQLREAGVSYVYGNCVSLHVLETAGVNHAKGMAIALPDPMSTRLCLKRALELRPELDLVVRATQDKNIEVLYQLGAREVVQPEFEASLEMATYLLTGLGLLSPTVVQREMQLIRNDHYLDLRPERSATEVAHDLRQATLDLNQRWYPLPAASPLIGMSIEEADMRYLTGASLMAIRRANGDEIDYPNNKTKLEEGDRLLVVGADEELAALAEFAKGQAAVPGENSACQWLTVNADAPTLGKTLADLDIAKQFGVQVQAIRRDGKFIRYPDGGMDLQVSDQVLLCGSLTGLSQLEQLFAIANKVPLSLPVVKANEAETLKEFL; this is encoded by the coding sequence GTGCAAGAAGATTTTAGGCTAATTGTTGATTTAGTTTTAGTTTTAGGCGTTGCAGCCTGTGGTGGACTGTTGGCAGCACTTTTACGACAACCCGTGCTGCTAGGCTATCTCATCGGCGGGATGATTATCGGGCCCGCCGGACTAGGACTAATTAAAGAAGTTATTCAAGTAGAGACTCTGGCACAATTCGGTGTCGCCTTTTTGTTATTCGCCTTGGGTGTAGAATTTTCCTTGGCGGAACTCAAGAAGGTAAAAGCGATCGCTCTTGGCGGGGGTGGACTCCAGATTGCTCTGACAATTTTAGTCACAGTTGTGGTGTGCGGTTTAAGCGGAGCCTGGGGAGCCTTACCTGCAAAGGGGATGTTTTTGGGGTGTATTCTGTCCTTGTCTTCCACGGCGGTTGTCCTCAAGTGCTTGATGGAACGCAACGAAACAGAAACGCCTCACGGACAAGTGATGCTAGGGATTTTAGTAGTCCAGGACTTAGCACTAGGACTGATGTTAGCAGTCTTACCAGCCCTCAACCAACCAGCAGAAACTATTGGCATCGCGGTACTGACAGCCTTACTGTGGATTGCTTTATTTGCAGCTGGTGCAGTCGCTGCGGGGATTTGGCTGATACCGCCTTTGTTGCGACTCTTAGCCCGTACCGAAAGCCGAGAACTATTTTTATTAGGGGTTGTAGCTCTCTGTTTGGGCATTGCCCTGTTGACAGAACATTTGGGGCTATCTATTGAAATGGGGGCATTTGTTGCTGGTTTGATGATTTCTGAGGTGGAATACGCCGATCAAACCCTGACTTATGTCGAACCTCTGCGAGATATCTTTGCCAGTTTATTTTTTGCCGCCATTGGGATGTTAATTGACCCAGTGTTTTTGTGGAACAACCTAGAATTAATTTTAGGGCTGGTGGCAATAGTTTTCGTCGGGAAATTTTTGATTATCACGCCCCTAGTGAAACTATTCCACTACCCTTTAAAAACAGCCATCATCGCTGGTTTGGGACTGGCGCAAATTGGGGAATTTTCCTTTGTTCTCGCCAGTGAGGGGCAATCTTTAGGGCTGGTGTCCCGACAAATATACTTATTAATTTTGGGAACCACCGCAGTTACCCTCATGCTGACTCCCTTTGTTCTGCGGTTAGTGCCATTTTTATTTAACTTTGCCGAATCAATGCCTTGGTTGAAACCGTACTTAGAAGAACAAGAGGCGCGGGATGTATCAGACGATTTGCCCTTTAAAGACCATGTAGTAGTTTGTGGTTATGGGCGAGTCGGCAAAAATTTAGTGAAGTTGTTACTGCAACACGACTTACCTGTGGTAGTCATCGACCAATCAGAGAGGAGAATTCAGCAGTTACGTGAAGCTGGGGTATCTTATGTTTATGGTAATTGTGTAAGTTTACACGTTTTAGAAACCGCCGGAGTGAATCATGCCAAAGGAATGGCGATCGCTCTCCCTGACCCTATGAGTACCCGTCTTTGCTTGAAACGTGCTTTGGAATTGCGCCCAGAACTAGATTTGGTTGTCCGTGCTACCCAGGATAAAAATATTGAAGTGTTGTATCAATTGGGAGCCAGAGAAGTGGTGCAACCAGAGTTTGAAGCCAGCTTAGAAATGGCAACCTATTTATTAACTGGCTTAGGCTTGTTGTCGCCAACTGTCGTCCAACGGGAAATGCAGCTAATCCGCAACGATCATTATTTAGATTTGCGGCCAGAACGTTCTGCAACTGAAGTCGCCCACGATTTGCGCCAAGCAACTCTCGATTTAAATCAGCGCTGGTATCCTCTTCCAGCTGCTTCGCCCTTAATTGGCATGAGCATAGAAGAAGCAGATATGCGCTACTTAACAGGAGCGAGTTTGATGGCAATTCGCCGCGCTAACGGCGATGAAATCGATTATCCCAATAATAAAACCAAATTGGAAGAAGGCGATCGCCTACTGGTAGTGGGAGCAGATGAAGAACTAGCCGCTTTGGCAGAGTTTGCTAAGGGACAAGCTGCTGTTCCCGGTGAAAATAGTGCTTGTCAGTGGCTTACAGTCAATGCAGATGCGCCAACGCTAGGTAAAACCCTTGCAGATTTAGATATCGCCAAGCAATTTGGAGTACAAGTACAGGCGATCCGGCGAGATGGTAAATTTATCCGCTATCCTGATGGCGGCATGGACTTGCAAGTTAGCGACCAAGTATTATTATGTGGTAGCTTGACAGGTCTGAGTCAACTAGAACAGTTATTTGCGATCGCCAATAAAGTACCCCTTTCTCTTCCAGTGGTGAAAGCTAATGAGGCAGAAACGCTCAAAGAGTTCCTTTGA
- a CDS encoding Uma2 family endonuclease, translating to MTALTLQLPPNLKFTDEEFEQIVGVNKELRLELTAEGELVIMSPTGGETGNRNFDLLGQLWFWNSQKNLGKAFDSSTGFKLPNGGTRSPDASWVKMERWDALTPQQRKKYLPLCPDFAVELVSETDDVEDTQAKMLEYLASGLLLGWLINPKEKQVIIYRPNLVPEVLQSPTSLSGEDVLPGFILNLQPIFG from the coding sequence ATGACTGCTTTAACTTTACAATTACCTCCTAATCTCAAATTTACGGATGAGGAATTTGAGCAGATTGTTGGTGTGAATAAAGAGTTGCGTTTGGAATTAACTGCTGAAGGAGAATTGGTAATCATGTCACCCACTGGAGGAGAAACGGGAAACCGTAATTTTGATTTGTTAGGTCAACTATGGTTTTGGAACAGCCAAAAAAATTTAGGAAAAGCCTTTGATTCTTCCACTGGTTTTAAACTTCCCAATGGTGGAACTCGTTCTCCTGATGCTTCTTGGGTGAAGATGGAACGGTGGGATGCTCTCACACCACAACAAAGAAAAAAATATCTCCCTTTGTGTCCTGACTTTGCAGTAGAATTGGTTTCCGAAACTGATGATGTGGAAGACACTCAAGCCAAAATGCTGGAATACTTAGCTTCGGGATTATTACTTGGTTGGTTAATTAATCCCAAAGAGAAACAAGTAATAATTTATCGTCCAAATCTTGTACCAGAAGTTTTACAATCTCCTACAAGTTTATCTGGTGAAGATGTTCTCCCTGGTTTTATTTTAAATTTACAGCCGATTTTTGGGTAG